In the genome of Listeria cossartiae subsp. cossartiae, one region contains:
- a CDS encoding ketose-bisphosphate aldolase translates to MLVNMKQLLEVAKENKFAVGAFNVADSNFLRVVVEEAEKNNAPAIIAVHPTELDFTKDDFFQYVLARIKNSPVPFVLHLDHGDNMADVMRAVRCGFSSVMIDGSLLPFEENIRVTKEVVDVCHKLGVSVEGELGTIGKTGNSIEGGVSEIIYTKPEEAEEYISRTGVDTLAVAIGTAHGIYPKDKEPKLRLDILKEIQALVNIPLVLHGGSANPDAEIAAAVEIGIQKVNISSDYKYAFYKKCREILSTTELWDANAIYPDCIDAAKEVVKYKMGLFQSIGQVEKYQQAKTPAWRSELM, encoded by the coding sequence ATGTTAGTAAATATGAAGCAATTATTAGAAGTAGCCAAAGAGAATAAATTCGCGGTAGGAGCATTTAATGTTGCAGACAGTAACTTTTTACGCGTAGTAGTAGAAGAAGCCGAAAAAAATAATGCTCCAGCAATTATCGCCGTGCATCCAACAGAATTAGATTTTACAAAAGATGATTTTTTCCAATATGTTCTTGCGAGAATTAAAAATAGCCCGGTTCCATTTGTGCTTCACTTAGATCACGGCGATAATATGGCTGACGTGATGCGAGCGGTGCGTTGCGGTTTTAGTTCCGTGATGATTGATGGGTCGTTATTACCTTTTGAAGAAAATATTCGAGTAACAAAAGAAGTCGTTGATGTTTGTCATAAGCTGGGCGTTTCGGTTGAAGGCGAGCTTGGGACTATCGGAAAAACGGGAAATAGCATTGAAGGCGGCGTCAGCGAGATTATTTATACAAAACCTGAAGAAGCGGAAGAATATATTAGCCGTACGGGTGTAGATACGCTAGCAGTAGCGATTGGAACAGCTCACGGTATTTATCCGAAAGACAAAGAGCCCAAACTAAGACTGGATATTTTAAAAGAAATACAAGCTTTGGTAAATATCCCTCTCGTGCTTCATGGCGGTTCTGCAAATCCAGATGCCGAAATTGCTGCAGCAGTCGAAATTGGCATTCAAAAAGTGAATATATCGAGCGATTATAAATACGCCTTTTATAAGAAATGTCGTGAAATCCTCAGCACAACAGAACTTTGGGATGCGAATGCAATTTACCCAGACTGCATTGATGCCGCAAAAGAAGTTGTGAAATATAAAATGGGATTATTTCAATCGATTGGTCAAGTGGAGAAATACCAACAAGCAAAAACACCAGCTTGGCGAAGTGAACTAATGTAA
- a CDS encoding PTS fructose transporter subunit IIB yields MNIIGIAACTSGIAHTYIAKEKLTKAGIALGHSIHIETQGTIGIEDELSAEQVKNADVVIIAADIKISGKDRFKGKRVVEIPTDLAIKAPKQIINKIDNEINN; encoded by the coding sequence ATGAATATTATTGGAATTGCAGCTTGTACATCGGGAATCGCACATACTTATATCGCCAAGGAAAAACTAACCAAAGCCGGCATTGCGCTTGGACATTCCATCCATATTGAGACACAAGGAACAATTGGAATTGAAGACGAACTTTCCGCAGAACAAGTGAAAAATGCCGATGTGGTGATTATTGCAGCCGATATTAAAATCAGTGGAAAAGACCGTTTTAAAGGGAAACGTGTGGTTGAAATTCCGACTGATTTAGCAATTAAAGCACCAAAACAAATTATCAATAAAATAGACAACGAAATAAATAACTAG
- a CDS encoding class II fructose-bisphosphate aldolase: MYVSMKGMLARANKERYAVMAINCFNLETARAVIDAAQELRAPIIIDLLQDHLTSHLGSRFLTQPIIKMAEEASVEVAINLDHGQDVAIVKQCLADGFSSVMMDASSYPYKENVAITKKMVEFAEAFNASVEAEVGNIGAVMGDNYTNQDMYTNPKVAIDFAKRTGIDALAISYGSSHGDYPEGFTPAFQFDIVREIKAATNMPLVLHGGSGCGAENIRESVRLGINKINVGSDFMKAQANKIKTTLQENPAINYVDLIHETIKAGKEAVQYYIQLSGSTGKSL, from the coding sequence ATGTACGTTTCGATGAAAGGAATGTTAGCACGCGCGAACAAGGAGCGTTATGCGGTAATGGCGATTAATTGTTTTAATTTGGAGACAGCAAGAGCGGTTATTGATGCAGCGCAAGAACTTCGGGCACCAATCATCATAGATTTACTTCAAGATCATTTAACAAGTCACCTTGGAAGTCGATTTTTAACACAGCCGATTATAAAAATGGCAGAAGAAGCAAGCGTGGAAGTAGCGATTAATTTAGATCACGGGCAAGATGTGGCAATAGTAAAGCAATGTTTAGCAGACGGTTTTTCAAGTGTAATGATGGATGCGTCCAGTTATCCATATAAAGAAAACGTTGCAATTACGAAAAAAATGGTCGAGTTTGCGGAGGCTTTTAATGCGAGCGTCGAGGCGGAAGTTGGTAATATTGGCGCGGTGATGGGGGATAATTATACGAACCAAGACATGTACACCAATCCCAAAGTGGCAATTGATTTTGCAAAACGAACGGGAATCGACGCATTAGCTATTTCATATGGTTCTTCCCACGGCGATTATCCAGAAGGTTTTACGCCAGCTTTTCAATTTGATATTGTGCGCGAAATTAAAGCTGCAACAAACATGCCGCTCGTTTTGCACGGTGGATCTGGTTGCGGGGCGGAAAATATCCGCGAATCCGTTCGACTTGGCATTAATAAAATCAATGTCGGCTCAGATTTTATGAAAGCGCAAGCCAATAAAATAAAAACGACATTACAAGAAAACCCAGCGATTAACTATGTCGACCTCATTCATGAAACAATAAAGGCTGGCAAAGAAGCTGTGCAGTATTATATTCAACTATCCGGTTCAACCGGAAAATCACTTTAA
- a CDS encoding PTS fructose transporter subunit IIC, giving the protein MKKLQIKKHALTAISYMLPLVVASGLLIAIGNLTSGQVIENYKAPYSIPDALVSLGVLGMGLLAPVIAGAIAYSIADRPGIAPGLLMGLIANSIGAGFLGGMLGGYLVGYFILILVKYVKVPKWAQGLMPMMIIPLISSLVIGLLMYFVVGVPIVWATEAMTSFLQGMQGSMRFVFGAILGAMAAFDFGGPVNKVASLFADGLLLEGVKEPEAVKILASMVPPFGVTLSWVVSKLIKKKKYTKSEEDNIKIAFPMGICMITEGVIPIAAVDPIRVIISCTLGAAVGGGLSMTWGIGSPVPSGGMFIVPAMNEPFLFCLALLIGTCVTAAMLLILKREPTEEEERIADQGLEEEEEVDLSGIKIS; this is encoded by the coding sequence ATGAAAAAACTGCAAATCAAAAAACATGCACTTACAGCGATTTCGTATATGTTACCGTTAGTTGTTGCCTCGGGGTTACTTATTGCCATTGGAAATTTAACAAGTGGACAGGTTATTGAAAATTATAAAGCACCTTATTCTATTCCAGATGCGCTCGTTTCTCTCGGTGTTCTCGGAATGGGCTTACTTGCGCCAGTTATTGCCGGGGCGATTGCCTATTCGATAGCAGATAGACCCGGGATTGCGCCAGGGCTCCTCATGGGGCTCATCGCCAATTCCATCGGTGCTGGTTTCTTAGGTGGGATGCTTGGCGGGTACTTAGTTGGTTATTTTATCCTTATTCTTGTTAAATATGTCAAAGTGCCAAAATGGGCGCAAGGTTTAATGCCGATGATGATTATTCCGCTTATTAGTAGTTTGGTTATCGGGCTCTTGATGTATTTTGTTGTCGGGGTTCCGATCGTTTGGGCAACAGAGGCGATGACGAGTTTCTTACAAGGCATGCAAGGAAGTATGCGATTTGTGTTTGGCGCTATACTCGGTGCTATGGCTGCCTTTGACTTTGGTGGACCTGTGAATAAAGTAGCTTCTTTATTTGCCGATGGATTACTTTTAGAAGGCGTCAAAGAACCAGAAGCTGTGAAAATTCTAGCCTCGATGGTACCGCCATTTGGAGTTACACTTTCATGGGTAGTCTCCAAGCTGATTAAAAAGAAAAAATATACCAAATCAGAAGAAGACAATATCAAAATCGCTTTTCCAATGGGAATTTGCATGATTACAGAAGGCGTTATCCCGATTGCAGCAGTCGATCCGATTCGCGTAATTATTTCTTGTACACTTGGAGCCGCGGTTGGCGGTGGACTAAGTATGACGTGGGGAATTGGTTCGCCCGTCCCATCAGGCGGAATGTTTATCGTCCCAGCGATGAATGAACCATTTTTATTCTGCTTGGCGCTACTGATTGGAACGTGTGTCACGGCAGCGATGTTGCTTATCCTGAAACGCGAGCCAACCGAGGAAGAAGAACGCATTGCAGATCAAGGGTTAGAAGAAGAAGAGGAAGTCGATTTGTCTGGAATTAAAATTTCATAA